From Cecembia calidifontis, one genomic window encodes:
- a CDS encoding IS1380 family transposase, with amino-acid sequence MKITNSTEKITPFGGFNFVFNSFKNSGLPELIDNQLGVRALRGGFSYSDIFANHMAIFFNGGDCTEDINVHLRDALEQVPSFSVCSADTILRGIKELAVDTELFINPSSGVSHEFNINGKLNSLLLKSACKTGLLKSGVAYDLDYDNTVIPTEKYDSKKTYKHVYGYQPGVASIAHPEFSQAIPVYVEGRNGNSQAKYLQADTLTRMFGQLTNENIRIGRFRADSASYQEEVLRTLEAHTESFYIRANRCAKLDNILGSIAPEKWQKIRLGVQEMEVTDLSDYKPFGKDRSYRLVITRIRRKDGQADVFSGDAFTYRAILTNEHTSSNEAVVRFYNARGASERLFDVLNNDFGWSKLPCSFLAENTSFMLMTAMYANFYTYIIGEYSRKVDWLKPTDRLKKFIFRFITVSAKWIRTGRREVLKLFTSKDYKPILN; translated from the coding sequence ATGAAAATTACGAATTCGACAGAAAAAATCACACCTTTCGGAGGTTTTAATTTTGTTTTTAACTCTTTCAAAAATTCTGGTCTCCCAGAACTCATTGATAATCAATTGGGGGTTAGAGCCTTAAGGGGAGGGTTTTCATACAGTGACATTTTCGCCAATCATATGGCTATTTTCTTTAATGGTGGCGACTGTACTGAAGATATCAATGTTCACTTGAGAGACGCACTTGAACAGGTCCCTTCATTTTCAGTATGCAGTGCCGATACAATTCTGAGAGGTATCAAAGAGCTTGCTGTTGATACAGAACTCTTTATAAATCCGTCCAGTGGAGTAAGCCATGAATTTAATATCAATGGAAAACTCAACAGCTTGTTGTTAAAATCAGCTTGTAAGACCGGATTACTCAAGTCAGGTGTTGCTTACGACCTCGATTATGACAACACCGTCATTCCAACTGAAAAGTACGATTCAAAAAAGACATATAAACACGTCTATGGATATCAGCCAGGTGTAGCTTCCATAGCACATCCTGAATTTTCACAGGCCATTCCTGTGTACGTAGAGGGCAGAAATGGCAACAGTCAGGCCAAATATTTGCAGGCTGATACACTTACACGCATGTTTGGGCAGCTTACCAATGAAAATATCCGTATCGGAAGGTTCAGAGCCGATTCAGCATCCTATCAGGAAGAAGTTCTCCGCACACTGGAAGCACATACCGAAAGCTTTTATATACGGGCAAACAGATGTGCCAAACTGGATAATATCCTTGGAAGTATAGCCCCTGAGAAGTGGCAGAAAATACGTTTGGGTGTACAGGAAATGGAAGTTACTGACCTATCCGACTACAAACCTTTCGGTAAAGACAGGTCTTACAGGCTGGTCATTACCAGAATCAGGCGTAAAGACGGGCAGGCAGATGTGTTTAGTGGAGATGCATTTACTTACAGGGCTATTCTGACCAATGAACATACATCGTCCAATGAAGCTGTTGTAAGGTTTTATAACGCCCGGGGTGCAAGCGAACGCTTGTTTGATGTACTCAACAATGACTTTGGCTGGTCTAAGTTGCCCTGTTCGTTCCTTGCAGAGAATACCTCCTTTATGCTTATGACGGCTATGTATGCCAATTTTTACACCTATATCATTGGAGAGTATTCCAGAAAAGTTGATTGGCTTAAGCCTACCGACAGGCTCAAGAAGTTTATCTTCAGATTTATCACTGTTTCAGCCAAGTGGATAAGAACGGGAAGAAGAGAAGTGCTCAAACTGTTCACGAGTAAGGATTACAAGCCGATTTTGAACTAA
- a CDS encoding IS256 family transposase, translated as MKKEDLLNDDFLKQFRTAGELNSFLQQLQKRAVEKMLEGELDAHLGYEKHQNSDNPNSRNGYSTKTIKNTFGEAEIRVPRDRDGSFEPALVPKRRSMAEGVENVIISMYAKGMSNQDIEEQIRELYDINVSSSTISRVTGAVAEDIVAWRNRPLDPVYLIVWMDGISFKVRENSKVVNKTVYIAVGLRTNGLKEILGLWLGKNESSAFWMGVLTDLKARGVEDILITATDNLNGFTDTIKASFPQSVTQICVVHQIRNACRYVAWKDRRAFTRDMKEIYTAPTKDAAWAALNDFAKKWESKYAYAIKSWRDNWDELTVFFDYPAEIRKIIYTTNLIENLNGKIRKYTKNKLSFPTDDAVMKSVFLAAREASKKWTMPIRDWGAILNSFLLIFGDRVRLLDT; from the coding sequence ATGAAAAAAGAAGATCTCCTAAATGATGACTTCCTCAAGCAGTTCAGGACTGCCGGGGAGCTTAATTCCTTCCTTCAACAGCTTCAGAAAAGAGCCGTTGAGAAAATGCTTGAAGGCGAGCTGGATGCCCATCTTGGCTATGAAAAGCATCAGAATTCCGATAATCCCAATTCAAGGAACGGCTATTCCACCAAAACAATAAAAAACACATTTGGGGAAGCTGAAATCAGAGTCCCAAGAGACAGGGACGGCAGCTTTGAGCCTGCCCTTGTGCCCAAACGCAGAAGCATGGCGGAGGGCGTTGAAAACGTGATCATTTCCATGTATGCCAAGGGAATGTCAAACCAGGACATCGAAGAACAGATCCGGGAGCTTTATGACATCAATGTTTCCTCCTCCACCATCTCAAGGGTTACCGGTGCCGTAGCGGAGGATATTGTTGCATGGAGAAACAGGCCGCTTGACCCTGTATACCTGATCGTTTGGATGGATGGTATATCCTTCAAAGTCAGGGAGAACTCCAAAGTGGTCAACAAGACCGTTTATATTGCCGTTGGCCTCAGAACTAACGGCCTTAAAGAGATCCTAGGCCTTTGGCTTGGCAAGAATGAATCTTCGGCTTTCTGGATGGGGGTACTCACCGACCTGAAAGCCAGAGGGGTTGAAGATATTCTCATAACGGCAACTGACAACCTGAACGGGTTTACTGATACGATAAAAGCTTCATTCCCCCAATCAGTCACTCAGATATGTGTCGTCCACCAGATCAGAAACGCATGTAGATATGTCGCATGGAAAGACCGCAGGGCGTTTACAAGGGATATGAAGGAAATTTATACCGCCCCTACAAAAGATGCTGCTTGGGCTGCCCTGAACGATTTTGCCAAAAAATGGGAATCCAAATACGCTTATGCCATCAAAAGCTGGAGGGACAACTGGGATGAACTCACCGTTTTCTTCGATTACCCGGCTGAAATCCGTAAAATCATCTATACCACCAACCTGATTGAAAATCTCAATGGAAAGATCAGAAAATACACCAAAAACAAGCTCTCTTTCCCGACAGATGATGCCGTAATGAAGTCTGTTTTCCTGGCTGCAAGAGAAGCATCGAAAAAATGGACTATGCCTATCAGAGACTGGGGAGCTATTCTTAACAGTTTCCTGCTTATATTTGGTGATAGGGTCAGGCTTCTTGATACCTGA
- a CDS encoding 6-bladed beta-propeller: MKGGLFQVVIAVVLTTLGSCSGKNPSGLTSIRIDPKDSQSLMLSEFFEEINYVFLDDSDSLPLVNPYKISFKSDLILVSDNVMDNIHIFNDSGNRHITLKSLGQGPMEFSHIEDFFVHGDSIIIKDNVLKKLLFFDLKGQVLGEQKFKLQSAEFFYHPFFRIYYLENNEAYNFAKIDYKGNILERYYQVDQNILGFKLLSNHGFQKDSFRNLIFFNIPYTYHVAIFDELGKMVKVLEFDFGAANISSSQHARLGRGYEKRNFVEQHQLVEMITCFFPFRSGYFVFFIQGNKVWHFVWLDNDFTVIQQVKSFKNDLDLMKIRTIPWSYDEESVVFMTRSIDLYNDFKERENEIRTNYPSSQIISFYEKYKEKLKEDKTVLVKLKIHSNLNTE; encoded by the coding sequence ATGAAAGGTGGTTTATTTCAAGTTGTAATTGCTGTAGTTTTAACTACTTTGGGATCTTGTTCAGGTAAAAATCCTTCCGGGTTGACTTCAATAAGAATAGACCCAAAAGACTCTCAAAGTCTTATGCTTTCTGAGTTTTTTGAGGAAATAAATTATGTATTTTTGGATGATTCAGATTCTTTACCTCTCGTTAATCCTTATAAAATTTCGTTTAAGTCGGATTTAATTTTGGTGAGTGACAATGTTATGGATAATATCCATATTTTTAATGATTCTGGGAATAGGCATATTACATTGAAGTCTTTAGGGCAAGGCCCAATGGAGTTTTCACATATAGAAGATTTTTTCGTTCATGGTGACAGTATCATCATTAAAGATAATGTTCTCAAAAAATTGTTGTTTTTTGATCTGAAAGGTCAGGTTTTAGGTGAGCAAAAATTCAAATTACAATCTGCTGAATTTTTTTATCATCCATTTTTTCGAATTTATTATTTGGAAAATAATGAGGCTTACAACTTTGCAAAAATTGATTATAAGGGTAATATTTTAGAACGATATTATCAGGTAGACCAAAATATTCTTGGGTTCAAATTGCTTTCCAATCATGGGTTTCAAAAAGACAGTTTTAGAAATTTAATATTTTTTAATATTCCATATACCTACCATGTGGCAATTTTTGATGAGTTAGGAAAGATGGTTAAGGTTCTTGAATTTGACTTTGGAGCAGCAAATATTTCTTCATCACAACATGCCAGATTGGGGCGTGGATATGAAAAACGGAATTTTGTGGAACAGCATCAACTTGTAGAAATGATCACTTGTTTTTTCCCTTTTAGGAGTGGTTATTTTGTTTTTTTTATTCAAGGAAATAAAGTGTGGCATTTTGTTTGGCTAGATAATGATTTTACTGTTATTCAACAGGTAAAAAGTTTTAAGAATGATTTGGATTTGATGAAAATACGAACTATTCCATGGTCCTATGATGAAGAATCTGTTGTTTTTATGACAAGATCCATTGACTTATATAACGATTTTAAAGAACGTGAGAATGAGATACGAACCAATTATCCTAGTTCTCAAATTATTTCCTTCTACGAAAAATATAAAGAAAAACTTAAAGAAGATAAAACGGTACTCGTCAAATTAAAAATCCATTCTAATTTAAATACTGAGTAG